From the Flavobacterium galactosidilyticum genome, one window contains:
- a CDS encoding efflux RND transporter periplasmic adaptor subunit, with the protein MKIKYLVYTLLAVGIIGFIGYRINSNSSKGGDSKSPKGKSKSITVNGIVVKYETFDNNLSLSGSIEANEQVEIRSEVSGIVEGIYFQEGSFVNKGQVLFKVNDIELRAQLRQTSTKEGLAAENERRAKLLLQKEAISQEEYDLARADLKSAQAQSQLIQAQIAKTSVRAPFSGKIGLRSISPGTYITPAILVTKLVNTGKLKITFSIPEKYASQVKTNTTISFKVAGSQNRYSAKIYAIEPEIAVATRTLQVRAIAENKDGKLLPGTFADVELPLDIIKDAIVVPTEAIIPIQNGKKIFITTNGLAKEIMIETATRTETSVLVLSGLKEGDTVLTNGVMALKNDDPVKVIVK; encoded by the coding sequence ATGAAAATTAAATACCTAGTTTACACATTATTAGCTGTTGGAATTATTGGATTTATTGGCTACCGAATCAACTCTAACAGTAGTAAGGGCGGAGATTCAAAAAGTCCAAAAGGAAAGTCTAAATCGATTACCGTAAATGGAATCGTTGTAAAATATGAGACTTTTGACAATAATTTATCGCTTTCGGGTTCCATTGAAGCTAATGAACAAGTAGAAATTCGCAGTGAAGTGTCAGGAATTGTGGAAGGAATTTATTTTCAGGAAGGAAGCTTTGTAAATAAAGGTCAAGTACTTTTTAAAGTGAATGATATTGAGTTAAGAGCGCAATTACGACAAACTTCAACTAAAGAAGGATTAGCAGCAGAAAACGAAAGAAGAGCAAAATTACTTTTGCAAAAAGAAGCAATTAGTCAAGAAGAATATGATTTAGCTAGAGCCGATTTAAAATCAGCGCAAGCGCAAAGTCAATTGATTCAGGCACAAATTGCAAAAACATCTGTTAGAGCGCCATTTTCAGGGAAAATTGGTTTACGTTCCATATCACCTGGAACCTATATTACTCCTGCGATTTTAGTTACCAAATTAGTTAATACAGGCAAATTGAAAATTACTTTTTCTATTCCAGAAAAATATGCAAGTCAGGTTAAGACAAATACTACAATAAGCTTTAAAGTTGCAGGTTCTCAAAATAGATATTCTGCAAAAATTTATGCTATCGAACCAGAAATTGCAGTTGCAACAAGAACTTTACAAGTTCGTGCGATTGCTGAAAATAAAGATGGAAAATTGTTACCAGGAACATTTGCTGATGTAGAATTACCTCTAGACATCATTAAAGACGCAATTGTAGTTCCTACTGAAGCCATTATCCCTATACAAAATGGGAAGAAAATTTTTATCACTACTAATGGATTAGCAAAAGAAATAATGATAGAAACGGCTACAAGAACAGAGACTTCTGTTTTAGTGCTTTCTGGCCTAAAAGAGGGAGATACCGTTTTGACAAATGGCGTAATGGCATTAAAAAATGACGATCCAGTTAAAGTTATTGTAAAGTAA